TTCCTTGCGACTGTGCTCGTGAGCCTCTGTGGGTTGGTGGGGAACGGGACGGTCATCTGGCTGCTCGGGTTCCGCATCAAGAGGAACCCCTTTTCCGTCTACATCCTCAACTTGGCCGGTGCCGACTTCgccttcctcttctgcaaaagCGTCAggttcctactttttcttttaaatcgcTCCGTAGCTGTGCTCAATGTGCTCATACGAGGGGTCACCTTCTCTTCTTACCTGGGGGGTCTGAGTCTGCTGATGGCCGTCAGCGTCGAGCGCTGTCTGTCCGTGCTCTTCCCCATCTGGTACAGGTGCCGCCGCCCGGCGCAGCTCTCGGCCATCGCGTGCGCTCTGATTTGGGGGCTGTCATTGTGTCCGGGGATCTTGGTGTTCTTGTGTGTCCACTTTGTGGACTTCTCGTGTGATGTAGTAAACTTGGTCTATAATGGGATGTTCTTCCTTACCTTTCTGGTGCTCTGTGTGTCCAGCCTTGTTCTGCTCATCAGGGTGCAGTGCTTCTCCATGCGGAGACAGCCCGCCAGGCTCTCCAGGATCGTCCTTCTCACGGTCCTGGCCTTCCTGCTGCTCGGTCTGCCTCTCGGCGCAGGCTTGCTGGCCGACAggctctccccctccttcccctatTATGACGTTGTGCTGCCCGTCTTCCATCTCCTCTCCGCCCTGAACAGCGGGGTCAACCCCCTCATTTACTTCTTCATGGGAAGGCAGAGGCAACAGCGGGGCCGGAAGCCTCTCAGAGAAGTGCTCCAGAGCGCGCTGACGGAGGACGTGGAGCTGAGCACAGAAGAGCCGCCGTCCCCAGACGACACCTGATGTCCCCCTGAGCCCAGGGAGAGGGCAGCTCTGCTGGAGCCTCAAGATCCG
This genomic window from Equus quagga isolate Etosha38 unplaced genomic scaffold, UCLA_HA_Equagga_1.0 73927_RagTag, whole genome shotgun sequence contains:
- the LOC124234441 gene encoding mas-related G-protein coupled receptor member X4-like; protein product: MAHEPRNDPTGVSPRPQPWTSHPNNGSELPTAVNATAHGTSVDGAHAFSAYKNALFLATVLVSLCGLVGNGTVIWLLGFRIKRNPFSVYILNLAGADFAFLFCKSVRFLLFLLNRSVAVLNVLIRGVTFSSYLGGLSLLMAVSVERCLSVLFPIWYRCRRPAQLSAIACALIWGLSLCPGILVFLCVHFVDFSCDVVNLVYNGMFFLTFLVLCVSSLVLLIRVQCFSMRRQPARLSRIVLLTVLAFLLLGLPLGAGLLADRLSPSFPYYDVVLPVFHLLSALNSGVNPLIYFFMGRQRQQRGRKPLREVLQSALTEDVELSTEEPPSPDDT